A single Deltaproteobacteria bacterium DNA region contains:
- a CDS encoding ferredoxin, protein MAIVIDHEECIGCETCVELCPEVFAMIEGEEKAMVKAPDSTAECVQEAIDSCPVEAISRT, encoded by the coding sequence ATGGCCATCGTCATTGACCACGAGGAATGCATCGGTTGCGAAACATGCGTGGAGCTCTGCCCGGAAGTCTTTGCCATGATCGAGGGCGAGGAAAAAGCCATGGTCAAGGCCCCGGACTCCACGGCCGAGTGTGTCCAGGAAGCCATCGACAGTTGCCCGGTGGAAGCCATCAGCAGAACCTAG